DNA from Nitrospira sp.:
CAAGTCACTCGTACCTGCTGCTCGAATTGGGATACAGTACAGACATCCAGTGTATAGTGACCGGAGTTGTGGGGACGAGGTGCAATCTCGTTAATAAGGAGGGAACCATCTTTAGCCTGAAAGAGTTCCACGCAGAAAACCCCGACGCCCTGTAACGCCGCTACGGCTTGTTTCGAAAGTTCCGTCGCTTTTTCAGCGATGGCAGGAGGAATGGAAGCAGGCACGCAGGTTTCTCGTAAGATGCCCCGCTCATGCCGATTCTCGGCCACTGGGTACACACAGCACGCTCCTCTCTCGCTTCGCACGACAAGAACGGAGAGTTCGGTGACATAGTCGATGAACTGTTCAAGAATCCACCGATGACTCGCCTCGGACCTTTCCAATACCTGTTCTACCTCCCTCATATCATGAGTGTCTCGGAGTACCCACTGACCTTTTCCATCGTAGCCACTTTTCGCTGTTTTACAGACAGCGGGCAGCCCGAGGCAGTCGACGGCTGAGCTCAGTTGAGGTACCGATTCGACGGCGGCGAAAGCGGGAACAGGGAGGTGTCGTGACGACAAGTATTGTTTCTGTTCAATCCGGTCCTGCAGGATCCTGAGAACAGCACCGGAAGGTCGCATCGGGCAACGCTGTTCCAGCCATCCGCAGAGCTCCGCAGGCACATTTTCCCATTCGAGGGTCACTGCATCTACGATGCTTGCGAATTGGTCGCGGACGCCATGATCCGTGAATGGCGCCGGAAATGAGTAGGTGGCAATTCGATGGGCAGGCGCCTCGGCATCTTGATCCCAGACAGCTACTCGGTAACCCATGCGGTGTGCCGTCCCGGCGAACATAGCCCCCAATTGTCCACCACCCAATATTCCGAGAGTGGCGCCAGGCTCAAGGATTCGCTCGGTCACAGCCGCTGACTCATCTTGTGCCCTTGGCCTCGGGAGAATTGAGAATGCTCTCCGTTTGGGCCATCCGATACCTTTTGATGCGCTGAGCAATTTCAGGATGACGTCCTGCGAGAATTTGGCCTGCGAGCAGGCCCGCATTCTCGGCGCCCCCAATCGCCACGGTGGCAACTGGAATGCCTTTTGGCATCTGGACGATTGACAATAATGAATCGAGGCCGCGAAGGTTTTCTGTAGGAATCGGCACACCGATCACGGGGAGGTGGGTCTTGGAAGCCAACATACCGGGAAGGTGAGCCGCTCCTCCAGCTCCCGCAATGATGACTTCGATTCCTCGGTCATGAGCACTTTCGGCGTACTCGAAGAGGCGGTCCGGCGTCCGATGAGCAGAAACGACGAGCAGTTCATAGGGAATAGCAAGTTCGTCACAGATTGCTCCGGATTTTTCCAGGATGGGGAAGTCGGATTTACTGCCCCCCAAGATCCCCACAAGCGGCCTACGGCTCGCGACCTCTCGGCTTGCCCTTTGCCGCGACCGGTTCGTCGCCCGCTGTATTCTGGTCATCGTCTACCTCTTGATCATCTCCCCTCTCCATAGAATACGTATGGGCACCTTAGCGAGTCCCTCTGACCAGGTCAAGGAGATTGAAATCTGGGCGATCACCCGGTGGATTCTACTCGCTCAAAGGCCCTCGCCCTGCACTGACCAGAGGAGGAAGGCGTCAATAGCAATTCGCTGGCTTTTAATGAGGTCGTCGCTTTAGGCGTGGTTGCGATTGCTGTGCGTTGGAAGTCACACCGGAAAATTGACGGGAATAAAACGGTTACGGCTACCGCTAACCGCGAAGATGGCCCAGGATATTCCCTGAGCCATCTTCAAGAAGGAGAACTCTGTGCCGTATCGATTGTACGGCACGATCGACTATTTACCGCCCGGGGCCGCCACCTTGGGCGCAAACATCTCAAACACACTCGGTGACCGTTCAATATAATCCGGCGGGAAGAAGTTAAAGCGCCGCCACAGTTCGTACCAAAGAGGGACACGATTCATGACTACCCAACCCAATACCTTTGTACCCTGCCTCACCTGAGCCTGATCCGGCCATGGCTGAGGATCATCTGGGTCAGGAACGACCCAGAACCGATAATTTCCTTTTCCATCATCGATCTGGTCAACCACCTTGATGACCCCCCCACGAGTACCAGCCATCAATGAAGGCCAGGCAGGCAATGGGATGGCCGGCACTCCAAAAAACAAGATTCGCACCTTCCGTCCAGGTTTCAAAAGGGGAGAATCCAACCCTTCGGCCGTCATTTCGATGGCTGGATCAGTGGCGAGGGGAGAAATAGTGACCAAATTGTCTCCCTGTCTGACGGTTTCGTTGACACCGACCCTAGCCATTTTGACCACAGTTCCGTCCATAGGCGCTATGAGTTTAGCGGCCTCGATTCGTTGTTGGACCCCCTGTTGCCGATACGAGATATCCGCTAATCCCTCCGTCGCCTTAGCGGCTTCAGCCACAGCATTATCACGCTGTGCGATTGCCTCCATGAGCCGTTGCTGCACATCCGCCGTGATTTGATCACGCCCGAAGCTTAAGGCGGACCGAGCCTGCTCAGCCGCCAACAAACCGGCCTGTGCTGCCTGCAAACCAGCTTTTGTGCCGATTTCGGTCTGAATCGTTAGCTCAAGTTCCCGTTGTGAAACGAGCCCGTCTCTGACAAGTTGTCGATGCCGGTCGACATTGAGTTGCGCCGTGACGACATCGATCTTAAGTTGTTCAACCTTCTGTTGTGCCTCTCGCACTTTGTTGTCAGCTTCCACCACTCTGGCCTCGGCCGATGGCACGGCAGCCTGGACCAGCTTTTTCATCTCCCCAATCCTCTTATTCAGCTGATCCGCTCTGGCTAGTGCTGCCTGGCGTGTTTGTTCTAGAGCTACCTTACGCTGTTCGAAGAGAGGAAGGATCTCAGGGGCCATAAAGGTCGGGTCATAGTCCTCGAGTTCGCCGATGAGGTCGCCTTTCTTAACCTTAACTCCTTCAAAAATATGCCAAGCCTTGACACGGCCTGTAATCCGAGACTCGATCTTCTGCGGTCGGTCGTAGGGAGTATAAGCAGAAACTTTCCCATTCGCAGAGATGGTCTGCGTCCATGGCACGAACTCAAGGACGATCAGAAAAAGCAGGAGGATTGTCAGAATTGCACGAGATGCCGTGAACATTCCTCCTGGAATCTGTACCGCTTCCCAGCATGGCAACTTGGCCAATGTGGGGCCTTGTTCGATGGTGATCGCTTCCAAGCCCACCCCTCGCTTGACCAACGCACGTTCCCCGCTGCCTTCGACACCGCGATCTAGGCTAGCCATGGAGCCTCCATTCATTTACCGGTGTTGATGTACCATTCCATCCGTTTACGCATGAGCATGATGCAGCATAATGCGACGATCGGCATGATCCGTAAGATTGGGATCCGTCGACACAAAGATCACAGACCATGCTTCATCTTTAGAACACAGCCGACGCAGCACACGCTCGCGCAACGATGGCTCAAGCGAGTGAATCAAGCCGTCAAATATGAGAACTTGTGGACGTCCTAGAATCGCCCTGGCCAGGAGAATCTGCACAATGTGGGTCGGCGAAAGGGATTCTCCCAGCGAGGAGATCTCGGACTTCACGCCGCGTGGCAAGCCCTCGACATCTTCCTCAAGTTCGGTGAATCGGAGAGCCCAGTTGAGATCATCATAGGTGACATAGGATCGTCCCATGACGATATTTTCTTCGATCGTTCCCTTGATCAACGACAACTGAGAGTCGATCATGACACTCCGGGTTTGATTGATGGCATTAGGCTCAATATACCGAAGATCAACGCCATTGTACTGAACGACACCATTGGTCGGATTCTCGAGGCCGCCCAGCACTCTGGCCAAAGCGGTTTTTGCTCCCGTGGTTCGCGCGTAGATACCGAGCTTCTCGCTTGGTGCTACTTCCAGGTTGAAGCCATCGAAGACGGACACTCCCCCGTGAATCAAACTCACGCCTTTGCAGGTGACGCGGACCCCTTGAGTCAAATGCTTGGGAAGTGCCACGGCAGATTCGGGGGCGACGTAATCTTGCTCTTGGCTGAAGACCTCATCGAGGTGTTTCAGAGACGTGAAGAAATAGTACACATACCCCATGTTTTTGATGAGGGAATCGAAATTGAGGATGAGTGCGCCGATAACCGCCTGAACAGCGACCAACTGCCCCAGCGTCATCTGCCCCGATGCCATGAGCCAGGCTGAGAGGGCGAGGGCTCCAGATTGTGCAACTGCTTGCCCCGCTACCGAACCAATATATTGCCGCACGAGAACAACAAATCGGGCTTTTCGAGTTTCGACATACCGATTGACAAGCTCATTCGTCTTCTGGATGAGAAATGGGCGGCTGTCGGTGGCCTTCAACTGCAATGAATTCCGCGAAATATCTTGAATCCAATGGAAGACGTCGTACTTCGCATGAGACATCGCGAGGGTTGTCTTCAGTGCACCACGAGAGAGCACGAAAAACGTGATCCCAAACCCGGCCATGAGCAGAAGGTTGTACACGAGAAAATAGGGATGGTAGACGATCAGCACGATCATGCCGACCGTCCCACCCACCACGACGTTCATCAGGTCGATGAGCAGAGTGGACAAAGCCCGTTGCATAAAGACCGTTTCGATAAAGTAGTTCGAAAGCTCATGTTGCGACCCTCTAAATCGATTCCGGGGAAGCTGCTCAACCATCGCGACCGAGACTCTTGCAAAGAGTCGGCGTTGCAAGACGTCCACCGCGTAGAAATGGAAGGTCTTGAACAGGCCGACGAACAACAGCACTGCCAGCATAATGCCGGTCAGAGTCCAAATCATGACCGGCTGAACCGCGTAGGAAAATGTACTGACCAACTCCTGCACGGTCAACGGGATGATAAGAGAAAAGAACCCAACGGCTAGGGCATAAGAAAAAATCAGACTCATGATTTTTTTCTCAGCCCGCATCGCCACGGAAAGCTGCTTCATCAGCGCCTCGAACAGGCCTTGATAACTTTCGCCCTGAGGTTCTTTCATGAGCACCCCCAGTAATAAGTCAGAATGTGGATCATACGCCCCTTGCCGAATTTAACCACGGCTGCACTTAATCACGTTTAAAAACCTACTGCCAAGCCCATCGAATGAACTATATGGTAGTACCCATTCTTCCTACACTTCAGTCACGGCCAGGCAGCTTGCGACCGGACGAACCGGCGGAGATCATAGGATCGCCGTACTTGACAAGCACACTTTCAGGCAGTGGTTTCGACAGCGCCGCTCTCGCCCAGAGCATACCTCCCCTGGCCACGGCGTAGTCGGCCTGCGCTCGGTACAGCTCATAGGCCGCTGCGATCACCGCACGCTCTCGTATGTTGACGAAGAGCACACTCGTTGCTCCCATATTAAACCGGGCTCGTTCGCCTTCTTCTAAGGTCTTGGCCAAGCGCAGGGCTTCGGTTGCGGCTTTCACTCGGTCTCGGGCCCGCACAATCGCCGAGAGCCAGTTATCAACGTCGACCGTAACTTGTCGCTCCGTGTATGCGATTTTCCATGTCAATCGTTCCTGCTGCGCTTCTGCGTGAAGGACCTTCCCTCGGGCACCCCGATTGAACAACGGCATACTGAGGAGCGCACCCAGTCGGTAGGAGAACCCTCCAAGGTAGTAGATAGCGCCCGTCACCGGCCCCCCCTCAACCGTTAGTTTTGGAAGCAGACTATTCTTCGCCAGTTTCAGTTCGATATTGTTCAATTTGAATTCAATGTAGAGATCGCGCACTTCTGGGCGATCCTCCGTGGCTTCCACCTTGTAGGCCGCCACATCCTCTTCGCTCGGCAACGGCGTTTCCCCCTGAAATTCTGGGGCCCATTCAGGGCGAGGTGTCACAGGTTGGCCGTCTTCCCAGAGAAATAGCGCAAGCTTATATTGCTCATACTCGACCTTCCGTTGCGCGGCAATGGCAGCCTCTCGACGCTGCTGAACTTCTTCTCGGGCTTCGACCACGTCGATCGGAGCGACCGCGCCGGCTTTGGCTCTCCCCTCAACCATGCGATAGCGCTCTTCCGCGACGGCCAGCGCACGCTTCACCACATCGGCTTGTTTGACGGCAACCTGCCAATCCCAGTATTGAACGGCGGCAGCGAGATAGAGATCTTGCCGTTTCTGGGCCACCTTGACCTCGGCTTGCGGCCCGGCGAGCTCCGCCTGTTGGAACCCGGCATACTGTTCGTTGACCATGAATCCCCGCAGGAGATTGAAGGATCCGCCCATGATCAACACTTGCTGCGGATAGAACAGTTGCATGTCTTGCGGGATCCCCACCCCGGGACTTATTGGGCCACTATCTGGTACGCCGATGCCGCTCTGGCCATTGATAACACCTCTATCCCCGAAGCCGTTACGGATACCGAGCATCAGCTCGAACCCATAGGGGTGCCCGACCTTGAGAAAGGTATCGTTATAGCCAGCATTCATGATATTCCTGCCAAAAACGTTCGTCAGATCATACGTTTCAAAC
Protein-coding regions in this window:
- a CDS encoding ATP-binding cassette domain-containing protein, with amino-acid sequence MKEPQGESYQGLFEALMKQLSVAMRAEKKIMSLIFSYALAVGFFSLIIPLTVQELVSTFSYAVQPVMIWTLTGIMLAVLLFVGLFKTFHFYAVDVLQRRLFARVSVAMVEQLPRNRFRGSQHELSNYFIETVFMQRALSTLLIDLMNVVVGGTVGMIVLIVYHPYFLVYNLLLMAGFGITFFVLSRGALKTTLAMSHAKYDVFHWIQDISRNSLQLKATDSRPFLIQKTNELVNRYVETRKARFVVLVRQYIGSVAGQAVAQSGALALSAWLMASGQMTLGQLVAVQAVIGALILNFDSLIKNMGYVYYFFTSLKHLDEVFSQEQDYVAPESAVALPKHLTQGVRVTCKGVSLIHGGVSVFDGFNLEVAPSEKLGIYARTTGAKTALARVLGGLENPTNGVVQYNGVDLRYIEPNAINQTRSVMIDSQLSLIKGTIEENIVMGRSYVTYDDLNWALRFTELEEDVEGLPRGVKSEISSLGESLSPTHIVQILLARAILGRPQVLIFDGLIHSLEPSLRERVLRRLCSKDEAWSVIFVSTDPNLTDHADRRIMLHHAHA
- a CDS encoding 5-(carboxyamino)imidazole ribonucleotide synthase, which codes for MTERILEPGATLGILGGGQLGAMFAGTAHRMGYRVAVWDQDAEAPAHRIATYSFPAPFTDHGVRDQFASIVDAVTLEWENVPAELCGWLEQRCPMRPSGAVLRILQDRIEQKQYLSSRHLPVPAFAAVESVPQLSSAVDCLGLPAVCKTAKSGYDGKGQWVLRDTHDMREVEQVLERSEASHRWILEQFIDYVTELSVLVVRSERGACCVYPVAENRHERGILRETCVPASIPPAIAEKATELSKQAVAALQGVGVFCVELFQAKDGSLLINEIAPRPHNSGHYTLDVCTVSQFEQQVRVTCGLPVGETRLLSPAVMVNLIGEDVQSVTSSQGAYALHSTAGAVLHLYGKRMIRPGRKMGHITFTAPQALAAAELAHRFIKGVLKPA
- a CDS encoding biotin/lipoyl-binding protein; the encoded protein is MASLDRGVEGSGERALVKRGVGLEAITIEQGPTLAKLPCWEAVQIPGGMFTASRAILTILLLFLIVLEFVPWTQTISANGKVSAYTPYDRPQKIESRITGRVKAWHIFEGVKVKKGDLIGELEDYDPTFMAPEILPLFEQRKVALEQTRQAALARADQLNKRIGEMKKLVQAAVPSAEARVVEADNKVREAQQKVEQLKIDVVTAQLNVDRHRQLVRDGLVSQRELELTIQTEIGTKAGLQAAQAGLLAAEQARSALSFGRDQITADVQQRLMEAIAQRDNAVAEAAKATEGLADISYRQQGVQQRIEAAKLIAPMDGTVVKMARVGVNETVRQGDNLVTISPLATDPAIEMTAEGLDSPLLKPGRKVRILFFGVPAIPLPAWPSLMAGTRGGVIKVVDQIDDGKGNYRFWVVPDPDDPQPWPDQAQVRQGTKVLGWVVMNRVPLWYELWRRFNFFPPDYIERSPSVFEMFAPKVAAPGGK
- the purE gene encoding 5-(carboxyamino)imidazole ribonucleotide mutase, with product MTRIQRATNRSRQRASREVASRRPLVGILGGSKSDFPILEKSGAICDELAIPYELLVVSAHRTPDRLFEYAESAHDRGIEVIIAGAGGAAHLPGMLASKTHLPVIGVPIPTENLRGLDSLLSIVQMPKGIPVATVAIGGAENAGLLAGQILAGRHPEIAQRIKRYRMAQTESILNSPEAKGTR
- a CDS encoding TolC family protein; this encodes MILLLLCSLMIVPATALAESVIDSSALQAQSTRTAPLTIEELFARIELTHPLLRATGLERAQARAKIMKALGAWEPKVRNELEWDRFETYDLTNVFGRNIMNAGYNDTFLKVGHPYGFELMLGIRNGFGDRGVINGQSGIGVPDSGPISPGVGIPQDMQLFYPQQVLIMGGSFNLLRGFMVNEQYAGFQQAELAGPQAEVKVAQKRQDLYLAAAVQYWDWQVAVKQADVVKRALAVAEERYRMVEGRAKAGAVAPIDVVEAREEVQQRREAAIAAQRKVEYEQYKLALFLWEDGQPVTPRPEWAPEFQGETPLPSEEDVAAYKVEATEDRPEVRDLYIEFKLNNIELKLAKNSLLPKLTVEGGPVTGAIYYLGGFSYRLGALLSMPLFNRGARGKVLHAEAQQERLTWKIAYTERQVTVDVDNWLSAIVRARDRVKAATEALRLAKTLEEGERARFNMGATSVLFVNIRERAVIAAAYELYRAQADYAVARGGMLWARAALSKPLPESVLVKYGDPMISAGSSGRKLPGRD